The genomic DNA CTGACATTTGTTTTACTAAGCTCTCGAATTCTACAATACTGatagactttatttttttcttcccaattTGAGCAACCTGGGTTTTAAACAGCTATCTTCAAAATATGAAAGTATCAATCTCAATGGAAACTTTGTTACATTTGCACACTACCCATTCAAAATGTGAAACTATCAATATCAATGGAAACTTTGTTACACTTACACACCACCCATTCAAAATATGAAACTATCATCAATGGAAACTTTGTTACACTTACACACTACCCATATATCAATTAACCAAACTTTGGCTGATAGATTGGGTTCGtcacataattaaaaagtaaacAAGGTTCATTACAATGTTAGAGAGTTGATGGACTGATAAATCCTAACAAGGTTTGGAATGCTTATCAATATTTAGTATGTGCGTAAATTCAATCGTTAGgattttctagaataaaaatatgaattgaatcttacaaaatataaaattgaatcgATAAACTAAAGCCTTTTCCGGATATATTCAAGGCTCAACGTGCATTCTTCAAGCTGAACTCACAGCCATTCACAAAGGCCTCTATCTAGCAGTAAGCATGGGAATTGATGAATTAGTCTGCTTCTCGGACTCCCAGCTTTCCGTCAGCCTCATTACAGGAGAGGTACCTAAATTTCATGCATATGCAGTGCTAATTCAGGATATCAAGGAGATAGAGGGGTAAGTGGGGTATTGGTGTTGTTGTAAGAGATTATGAAGGTATTGTGGTTGCTGCTAGTTGTTGTCAAGTCTTTTCATTACCAGATTCAAAGGTAGGAGAAGCTTTAGCTATGCGGAAGgggttgaaatttgcaaaagacatgttttctttttttaatcttatagCAGAATCAGATGCTTCTAATGTGATTCAGGCGCTGAACActcatcaacaacatctcaactaTGTTGGATCTATTACTGGAGATTGCATTAATTTTAATGTCTTTTTTCGGAGTTTAAGATTTTTTGCATGTTAGACGTGAGACTAACCAAACTGCTCATTATCTAGCTCAATACTCTCTTCATAATATCGACTGTATATGGATTGAAGAGACCCCACCTTATATTTTCGCAATCTTAACTTTTGATTTATTGCCAGACTTTttgttaatgaaattttatttatcgtaaaaaaagtaaatgtatCGATAGACTTTAATTTGTGAATTTACCCTCgaagctcaaaaaaaaaaaaaaaacttatagtaataaataaataaataaaaaccaaaattcattGATATTCAGCTAAAATCAAACGGCTAACACGTTTAGCCCGCCTAACCCGTTTAACCCGACGCGGTGCCcggtttagggttttgaattgaAAGGGCAGTTTGTTCCCTTGAGAGAGAGATATAAATACTAAGCCCTCATTTTACTCTCTCCGTCTGCGTCTCTGTCATGCCGCCTTACTCTCCATTCCCGTCGTCTTACGCACaggtttttgttgttgctgttcAAGCTCTTTCTTTATTCAAGTTTTTTAGCTATTTATGCAATCATAATAATATTCTgtgattttaaaaacataatacTAATGCTGAAATGTATTCTAGGTGTTCGAACTAATGTTACAACAAAATGTCGAATCTGATAGCGGGGTAGATCAAATTGAATCAGAGTTAGTGCCTATGTGTGCTGCTACAATTCTCGCACATGATTTtccctttgatttttttgagttGGCGGGAATTAGGAACCTCGCATCTTGCTTAAATCCAAATGTTGTTATGCCTCCTTCAAATGTTCTTGAGGCTTATGTCTCCGATTTGTACACGAATCAGAAACTCAAGCTTAAGCAAGAATTGGCTACCATTCCTAATAAATAGGAtatctttaacttttgattTGTGGGAATCTAATACTACTGAGACTTATATTTGTTTGACTGCTCATTTCGTTGATGCGAATTGGAAGTTAAATAGTAAAGTTCTCAACTTCTGTCTTGTTTACCCTCCTACTGGAGCTGAGATGTGTGAGAGAATGGTTGAGTTTTTGAGTGATTGGGGAATAGAGAAAAAGATTTTCTCTCTCACTTTAGATGATTCATCTGAGAATGACATTTTGCAAgaacaattaaaaaatcaactttgTTTGCAAAATGGGTTGTTATGTGATGGAGAGTTCTTTCATGTGCATTGTTTTGCCCGCGTTTTAAACCTGATTGTTGATGAAGGGTTAAAACTAGTTGAGAGTGTTGTCTGTAAGATCAGAGAGAGCATTTTGTTTGTAAGGCATTCCAAGAGTAGATGGAAATTTTTTAAGGAGTGCGTTGAAAAGGTTGGTGGTGTTGATAGTTCGGTTCGCTTGCATCTAGATATGTCTATGAGAGTGAACTCAACTTATTTGATGCTTCAAAGTGCTCTTAAATATCAGCGTGCGTTTGAAAGTCTTCACTtgtatgatgatgattatgattcaTGTCCTGCggcagaagactggaaaagaGTAGAAAAGATTTGTGCATTCTTGTTACCTTTTTGTGAAACTGCCAACATGATTAATGGCGCAACACATCCTACTTCCAACTTGTATTTTTCGCAAGTTTGGAAACTTCAATGTGTTTTAGTTGATAGTTTGGGAGATGAAGATGAATTTGTAGCGAGAATGGCTAAAAGTATGATGGGCAAGTTTAAGAAATATTGGGATGAGTAGTGTTGTTCTTGCAATGGGAGCAGTTCTTGACCCACGGATGAAATTTTCAAGATTGGCTGCTTGTTACTCAAAACTAGATCCATCAACTTGTGAACGGAAGTTGCAAAAAGTAAAGACAAAGTTGTACATGCTATTTGCCAAGTACTCTAGCAAAAGTACTTCTTCTAGGGTGCAAACAACTATTTAGGGCCAATCTTCTACCATGCCATTGCAAAAGAACTCTGAGTCTTCATCTCTCGACCTAGTTGATGTAcgtttatataattttttttgaatcaacAATTTAATTACTTTCTATCTTGaatttgtttaaccttattgctttctttttaacttgtgaaatataatatgaattgaAAATGCACCATCAACAGCTTGTTACTAAAACTGGAAAGTCTGAACTTGATGTTTACTTTGACGAGTCAGATTTGAATTTTGGTTCTTATGAAGATATGGATGTATTACAATGGTGGAAGAGTAATTCAAATCGATTTCCAGATCTATCAATATTGGCTTGCGACTTGTTAAGTGTTCCCATTGCCACAGTGGCttctgattttgaattttgcATGGGCTCACGTGTGTTAAACAAGTATAAAGATCGCATGTTACCAATGGATGTGGAAACTAGAATTTGCACTCGCAGTTGGCTGTACAATTTTGTTAGTGATGGTAATCTATCTAATTTAAATGTGAATATAAATAAGTGTATTGTTTTGATAACCACCTGGGTAATTTAGTTATTAATCTCTTCGATTATGATATGTAGATGGAGAAGACGACGACGATGACTTTGAAGaaataatgaatgaaattgacGGTGGTGATGATGGTGACGATGATAGAGAAGACAGTgatgaatgaagatgatgacAGTATTGGAGAAGACGGTgatgaatgaagatgatgatggtgatggtgatttgtttgcttttatttatttaactttggCTTTATGGTTCAAAAAATTAAGACTATATATGGTTGTTAGGTTATGTTTTCTGGAGTCACTGGTCACTGGTGAACTTAATTTTGAAAGCTTTTAATTGTCAACTTGTTTGTTTGTATCTAGTAATATGTGGATGTGGATTTGTTTGCTTTCTAATGTTTAATGTTGGATGAAGTTAGTTTGTATTACCAAAGAGTGGAAATTGTCTTTTTTATTGTGAATTGTTTATATTATCAAAGATGGATTGGTTTATAAATCaatcatttgttttgttttattttgttctgaTTTTGGTTATATCCATATCCAAACCATTACAGCAAAGCAATTAACATAATTTTGGTTTTAAAGCACCTGGCtgcatatttaatttctttcacCTTTGAACACTGCTATATCTATATGTAACAATGACCAACCATCTGTGTTAAGCATGAAGTCCAACAACCCAATCATTAAAGTAGAAAAAATAGCACTTTCAAGCAGTAGAGATTCTTGTTCTTGCATTTGCTTTTGGGTTCCATCTTTGATTTTCCAGATTTCTTTATAATTAAGTTCCATCTTTGTCATTCAAGAATACAATTACAAGTTTATTTTTGGTTGCAAGTCTAAACTTTAAAGAATTTTAACCACCTGTTTGTGGTGTTGACTTCTCTGACAGTAATAGTTTTAGTAATATTTCCTGCACCCTGTTCTATCTTATTGTTTGTTTATTGTCACCACAACCCACTAATATATAAGTTGCTTATTTCTTATAGTTGCAGAAGTTGCCCAGTCTCTTTTTATCTCTACTTCCTCTATTATTTACTCCTCCCAGTCACCGCAAATAAGTGTTTCTTCACCTTTTTGATCTAATGAAATTCTCCAACTAATGtgtaccaatttttttatccaCCTAACGGTTTAAGGGTTTAATATAAACCATCTTTGGTCCCACTATTTTACTAAATCTGTAATTCTGGATCccctattttttttccatccAATTTTGTTCCACTGTTTTACTATATCAGCAATTTTGTCCCCTCTATTACACCTTTGATTTTGATGACaatcaaatattttactttcttaaataagaaaaataattaaaaataaataaattaaaatgtcaGAACTAAAAACTGAATGAATGAAACAAGATTTGGGGATTTAAGTCAGCACATACGAACGAACTCATTTCTCAGTCCGCGACTCTCGCCATCGCCTCTCTCGTCTGCGTCTCTGTCATATCATCGCCGTCTGCTCCGATGTCTCACGCACAAGTATTATTTTCAAACTGCccttttcaattcaattataaCAACTTGTGATTTTGAAAACGTAATAATCATAATTTACTTACTATGCTGAAATGTAATCTAGGTCGTCGAAGCAACGTCACAAGAAAATATGGAATTTGATAACGAGGTAGAACAAAGGGAATCACAATTTGCGGGTATATGCGCTTCTATGATCCTTGCACATGATTTGCCCTTTAATTTTTTGGAGCTCGAGGTAATGAGGAAGTACACTGAGTTCTTAAATCCAAATGCTGTTATACCTCCGACAAATGTTATTGAGGCTTATGTTTCGCATTTGTACACGAAAGAGAAACTAAAGCTTAAACAAGAATTGGCTAGCATTCCTAATAGGAtatctttaacttttgattTGTGGGAATCTAACACCACTGAGACTTATATTTGTTTGACAGCTCATTTTGTTGACGCGAATTGGAAGTTGAATAGTAAGGTTCTCAACTTTCGTCTTGTTTACCCTCCTATTGCAGCGGAGATTTCGGAGAGAATGATTGAATTGTTGAATGATTGGGGAATAGAGAAAAAGATTTTCTCTCTCACTTTAGATGATTCATTTGAGAATAATGTTATGCTAGAACAATTGAAAAATCAACTTTGTTTGCGAAATGGGTTGTTATGTGATGGAGAGTTCTTTCATGCTCATTGTTTTGCATGCGTTTTAAAACTGATTGCTGAAGAGGGGTTAAAACTAGTTAGTGGTGCCGTGTATGGAATTCGAGACAGCATCATGTTTGTGAGGAATTCAAAAAATAGAAGGACAAAATTTAAGGAGTGCATTGAAAAGGTTGGTGGTGTTGATAGTTCTGTTTGCCTGCATCTGGACATGTCTATGAGTCTGAACTCAACTTATGTGATGCTTGAAAGTGCTCTTAAATATCGGCATGTATTTGAAAGTTTTCACTTGTATGATGATAATTACCAGTTATGTCCTTTAGCACATGAGTGGAAAAGAGTTGAAAAGATTTGTGCGTTCTTGCTGCCTTTTTATGAAACTGCCAACATGATTAATGACACAACGCATCCTACTTCAAACTTGTGTTTTTTGCAAGTTTGGAAAGTCCAATGTGTTCTAGTTGATAGTTTGGGAGATGAAGATAAAGTTATAAAGAGAATGGCTGAAAGGATGATGAGCGAGTTTGACAAATATTGGGATGAGTATAGTGTTGTTCTTGCACTGGGAGCAGTTCTTGACCCACGGATGAAGTTTTCGACGTTGGCTTATTGTTACTCAAAACTTGATCCATCAACCTGCGAGCAGAAGTTGCAACTAGtaaagagaaagttgtacatGCTATTTGACAAGTATTCTAGCAAAAGCACTTCTTCTGGCCTAAAAAGAACTACTCAGGACCAATCTTCTACCATGCCATTGCAAAAGAAATTAAAGTCTTTATCTCACGGCCTATTCAATGtaagtttatatatattttttgaatcagCAATTTAATTACTTTCCACCTTGAATTTGTTTAACCTCATTGCTTTCCTTTTCACGTGTGAAATATAATAGGAATTGAAAGTGCACCAACGGCAGCTTGTTACTGAAACTAGAAAATCTCAACTTGATGTTTACTTAGATGAGTCAAATTTGGATTTTCATTGTTATGAAGATATGGATGTATTACAATGGTGGAAGAGAAATAATAATCGATTTCCGGATCTATCAATATTAGCTTGCGACTTGTTAAGTGTTCCCATTGCCACTGTTGCTTCTGATTCTGAATTTTGCATGGGTTCACGTGTCTTTAACAAGTATGAAGATCGTACGCTGCCCACGAATGTGGAAACTAGAATCTGTACTCGCAGTTGGTTATACAATTTTGTAAGCGATGGTAATCTACTATGTTCtttaaatgtaaataaatatgaTTGTATTCTTCTGATAACCAGTggtcaattttattattaaccTCTTCAATTGTGATATGTAGACAGAGAAGGCGACAGAGATGACTTGGATGgaataatgaatgaaattgataaTGGTGAAAAAATGGTGCAAGCGTGACAATGATGGCGGTGATGATTGATTTGCTTGTAGTTATTTAACTTTGATTTATCATGTTTGTTTTGACTTTATCTTTTAAATTGTTAGGATATGGTCTGGTCTGGTggacttaacttttaatgttCGTTATTGTAGACTTGTTTTAACTTGTAATATGTGGATTTGTTCTCTTTTATCAAATTTGGATCTGTATGAAATCATTCcttatttttgtgtttattttgaTCCTGGTTTTGGTTATACCAATCTCCAAACCATTACTCCCAAgcaataaaattgattttgcttttaACGGTCAACCATTTGTGTGAAGTGTGAAATCCAACAACACTCCAACTACTGAAGTAGAAAGAATAGTACTTTCTAGCTGCAGAGCTTCAAGAATACAATTACAAGGTTTGTTCAACATAGCCTATGCATGTATTAGAAATTGAAACAGTACAAAGATTTTTGGTTGCAACTCTTAAACTTTAAAGGATTTTAACTACTTCTAGTGGTTTTGGCTTCTGAGATTAAAAGTTTCCGGTATTGTCTTGCACCTTTTTTCACTTGCTGCCAATGGTGGTTGCCTTTTTCATTAACCTTAACTTTCTTGTCCCTGCTATCCTATCTATCTAACATGCATCATATAATTTGAATATATGTTTCCATTCTACCAAAACGTGGCTTCTGTTACTTCTTATGGTTGTAGTAGCTCAGATTTATAGTTTCTTGTTGTCATGACAACAAACTGATGTATAAGTTGCTTATTGCTTGTAGTTTCATATCAGAAGTTGCTCACCGtctcttttttcttctatttcctGTAGTATTTACTACTCACAGTCACTGCAAATAAGTGGTCCTCAGCTTTGGATTAACTATGATTAACTATTTGCACACTAATTAATATatctagtttttcttttgatttggtGATAAAATACAGGAAGGTACATACTCTAAATTATTCTAGATAAGTTGATGTGTAGGTAGCCACTCCTTCAGCAAGTCCAGAATACCCGAATACCTCCATTATACAACCATGCCTCTCTTGCTTTGACATTGTTCTTCTTGCTAATTCATGAAAGCATTTCATTATTTGATATCAAGATTATAAATATAAGGTCAAGATACTGCGTTGTTTACATAAAATTCCGGttagaaaaataaatgtgattCAATTTATGGTAATTTTTAATCAATACATGGAAGCTGCAAGTAGTGGcgaagcaaaaaaaataatcaatggatCCCTAAAATAGACTATAATATATAAACGTAAAATTTAAGTTGTAATTGATTCAATATATAGCCGATCAAAGTTGATATGTCAATCGAAAGACGCCACCATAACAAGAAACTAAAGAATGCAATATtaagacgacgaacaaaacaTCACACTAAGTTGATAAAGTcacgaaaaaaaaatcttatatatatatatatatatatatatatgtgtgaaaattatttatttatattagaatgtgaaaaaaagataaagacaaATTTTAAACTAAACGTTGACTCAACGAACCATTTTCGATAATTAAAGAAGAAAGGGGTGGAAcatatttttctacaaaattaagGCGGACTATattatgacaaaaaaataatttctatcattttctttATCAAAAAATTTCTATTATCTTTTGACAcacaaccaaaaataaaataaaacaaattgataaataaaagaCCAAAAACCAAATCCTTAATTCAATGATAGAATAATAtgcttattcatcttaaaagaTGAACTTCTAGCTACTAGATTGACAcgcaataatttttattttattttttttgacatcgGCAAAAATGAAATCCCACACTTCTatgtcccaagccaataccactaaGACAACCAAATGGGTTTGCAATAACCGGTTTAACACGATGGGTGGccattttagggttttagatatAAATACTGAGCCCGCGAACCTCGTTTCTTAGTTATCCCATTTCGTCACTTACTCACACCAACACCTCACtggctctctctctctctccaacaCCTTACGCCGACTCTTCGATGTTTCACGAACAGGTATTGTTTCGAATCTGTTTTTGTTGATGTCTATTGTCTCCTAGCTTTCAATGCAATAGTATTAATCTGTGATTTtagaaacataataataattaacagTGTTGAAATGTAATTTAGGACATTGAAGAAATATCACAAGAAAATGTGGAATCTATTGGCGAGATAGATCAATTATGGTTAGTTAAAAGGTGTGCTTCTATGATCCTTTCAAATGATTTtccctttgatttttttgagcGCGAGGGTATGAGTAACTTCATGAAGGTCTTAAATCCAAATGCTGTTATGCCTCCTATAAATGTTATTAAGGCTTATGTCTCGGATTTGTACACGAAAGCGAAACTCAAGCTTAAACAGGATTTGGCTACCATTCCTAATAGGATATCTTTAACTGTTGATCTGTGGGAATCATGCACTACCGAGACTTATATTTGTTTGACCGCTCATTTTGCTGACGCGAATTGGAAATTAAAGAGTAAGGTTCTCACCTTCTGTACTGTTGATCCCACTGGAGCTGAGATGTGTGAGAGAATGGTTGAGTTTTTGAGTGATTGGGGAATAGAGAAAAAGATCTTCTCTCTCACTTTAGATGATTCATCTGAGAATGACATTTTGCAAGAACTATTGAAAACTCAACTTGGTTTGCAAAATGGGTTGTTATGTGATGGGGAGTTCTTTCACGGGCATTGTTATGCACGTgttttaaaattgattgttgaaGAGGGGTTGAAACTAGTTAGTGATGCTGTGTCGAAAATTAGACAGAGCATCTTGTTTTTTAGGGATTCAAAGAGTCGAAGGCAAAAATTTAAGGAGTGCGTTGAAAA from Medicago truncatula cultivar Jemalong A17 chromosome 8, MtrunA17r5.0-ANR, whole genome shotgun sequence includes the following:
- the LOC112417161 gene encoding zinc finger BED domain-containing protein DAYSLEEPER-like; translated protein: MPLQKNSESSSLDLVDLVTKTGKSELDVYFDESDLNFGSYEDMDVLQWWKSNSNRFPDLSILACDLLSVPIATVASDFEFCMGSRVLNKYKDRMLPMDVETRICTRSWLYNFVSDDGEDDDDDFEEIMNEIDGGDDGDDDREDSDE
- the LOC112417140 gene encoding zinc finger BED domain-containing protein RICESLEEPER 2-like: MSHAQVVEATSQENMEFDNEVEQRESQFAGICASMILAHDLPFNFLELEVMRKYTEFLNPNAVIPPTNVIEAYVSHLYTKEKLKLKQELASIPNRISLTFDLWESNTTETYICLTAHFVDANWKLNSKVLNFRLVYPPIAAEISERMIELLNDWGIEKKIFSLTLDDSFENNVMLEQLKNQLCLRNGLLCDGEFFHAHCFACVLKLIAEEGLKLVSGAVYGIRDSIMFVRNSKNRRTKFKECIEKVGGVDSSVCLHLDMSMSLNSTYVMLESALKYRHVFESFHLYDDNYQLCPLAHEWKRVEKICAFLLPFYETANMINDTTHPTSNLCFLQVWKVQCVLVDSLGDEDKVIKRMAERMMSEFDKYWDEYSVVLALGAVLDPRMKFSTLAYCYSKLDPSTCEQKLQLVKRKLYMLFDKYSSKSTSSGLKRTTQDQSSTMPLQKKLKSLSHGLFNELKVHQRQLVTETRKSQLDVYLDESNLDFHCYEDMDVLQWWKRNNNRFPDLSILACDLLSVPIATVASDSEFCMGSRVFNKYEDRTLPTNVETRICTRSWLYNFVSDDREGDRDDLDGIMNEIDNGEKMVQA